In the Hordeum vulgare subsp. vulgare chromosome 7H, MorexV3_pseudomolecules_assembly, whole genome shotgun sequence genome, one interval contains:
- the LOC123408839 gene encoding F-box protein FBW2, with product MEEHGEQRCWEDLLPDALGLIFRNLSLQEMLTVVPRVCKSWSRVVSGPYCWQEIDIQEWSQQQNKPDQLARMVHTLVTRSDGSFRRISVSGLPSDSLFTFIANHARSLKTLELPRSEISDCIVEDVAQRLSNVTFLDVSSCTKIGARALEAFGKNCKSLVGLRRVMHPIDVAGKVCQHDEARAIAGSMPKLRHLEIGYMLIATNAVVEIASRCHDLKFLDLRGCWGVDDKLLQEKYPGLKILGPRVDDCYENSFLEECSDDSDDDDDSIYSWEEFMDDEDDDDYFAAEALWHDDHALEGLEVRFYGGGFGEGEGFAGFDWPESP from the exons ATGGAAGAGCACGGTGAGCAGAGATGTTGGGAGGACCTATTGCCAGATGCCCTGGGGCTCATCTTCCGCAACCTCTCCCTTCAGGAGATGCTCACCGTGGTTCCCCGGGTTTGCAAATCCTGGAGCCGGGTGGTCTCAGGTCCCTACTGCTGGCAGGAGATCGACATCCAGGAGTGGAGCCAGCAGCAGAACAAGCCTGACCAGCTCGCCCGCATGGTTCATACGCTCGTCACTCGCAGCGATGGCTCGTTCCGCCGCATTAGCGTGTCCGGGCTTCCAAGCGACTCGTTGTTCACCTTCATCGCAAACCA TGCGCGATCTCTCAAGACCCTGGAGCTTCCGAGGAGCGAGATCAGCGACTGCATAGTGGAAGATGTTGCGCAAAGACTGTCCAACGTCACATTCCTGGACGTCAGCAGCTGCACCAAGATCGGCGCGCGTGCACTGGAGGCGTTCGGCAAGAACTGCAAgtccctcgtcgggctccggcggGTCATGCACCCCATAGACGTCGCCGGCAAGGTGTGCCAGCACGACGAGGCCCGCGCCATCGCCGGCAGCATGCCGAAGCTCCGGCACCTGGAGATTGGGTACATGCTGATCGCGACCAACGCCGTGGTGGAGATCGCGTCCCGGTGCCACGACCTCAAGTTCCTGGACCTGCGCGGCTGCTGGGGCGTGGACGACAAGCTCCTGCAGGAGAAGTACCCCGGGCTGAAGATCCTGGGCCCCCGTGTGGACGACTGCTACGAGAACAGCTTCCTGGAGGAGTGCTCCGACGActcggacgacgacgatgactccaTCTACTCATGGGAGGAGTTCatggacgacgaggacgacgacgactacttcgCCGCCGAGGCCCTGTGGCACGACGACCACGCCCTCGAGGGGCTCGAGGTCAGGTTCTATGGCGGCGGGTTCGGCGAAGGCGAAGGCTTTGCCGGCTTCGACTGGCCAGAGTCCCCATGA